The Paraburkholderia sp. ZP32-5 genome includes a window with the following:
- the dnaE gene encoding DNA polymerase III subunit alpha has translation MSPMSDPRFVHLRVHSEFSIADGIVRLDDIVKAAAKDGQGALALTDLGNAFGLVRFYQEARGKGVKPIAGCDVWITNPDDRDKPSRLLLLVKDRGGYLNLCELLSKASLTNQYRGRAEIEAGWLESGLGEGLLALSGAQHGDIGLALAAGNEEAAKRNAQHWAKVFPGGFYIELQRCGVPGGEQYVQQAVALAAALKLPVVATHPMQFMTQDDFTAHEARVCISEGDILANPRRQKRFTPEQHFHTQQEMAELFADIPSALANTVQIAKRCNLTLELGKPKLPLFPTPDGMSLDDYLVQLSKEGLEKRLEQLYPDEAERTAQRETYYQRLEFECGTIIKMGFPGYFLIVADFINWAKNNGVPVGPGRGSGAGSLVAYALGVTDLDPLRYNLLFERFLNPERVSMPDFDIDFCQHGRDRVIQYVKEKYGANAVSQIATFGTMAAKAAVRDIGRVLDLGYMFTDGVAKLIPFKPGKHVTIADAMKEEPLLQERFDNEDEVHQLLELAQRVEGLTRNVGMHAGGVLIAPGKLTDFCPLYTQGDESGVVSQYDKDDVEAVGLVKFDFLGLTTLTILDWAERYIRRLDPSKQDWSLGQVPLDDPASFSILKKANTVAVFQLESRGMQGMLKDAQPDRFEDIIALVALYRPGPMDLIPSFCARKHGRETVEYPDPRVEPVLKETYGIMVYQEQVMQMAQIIGGYSLGGADLLRRAMGKKKPEEMAKHREIFAEGAAKNGLTREKADETFDLMEKFAGYGFNKSHAAAYALLAYYTAWLKAHHPAEFMAANMSLAMDDTDKVKILFEDCLANKMAVLPPDVNLSAYRFEPVAEADGKRSRTIRYGLGAIKGSGQNAIEEILRAREESLFVDIFDFCNRVDRRIVNRRTVEALIRAGAFDQLHANRAQLIASVSLAMEAAEQAAANAQQAGLFDMGDAPSQGHALVDEPEWPEKKKLQEEKAALGFYLSGHLFDAYKDEVRRFVRQKIGELKEGRDKLVAGVLVSLRTQMTQRGKMLIALLDDGTGQCEVTVFNEVFEEHKQLFKEDELLVVQGQARNDAFTGGIRFTVETVMDLGRARCRYADSVKVQMNGNADALALRRVLEAHGAGKDEPVAAPAAPVRSNGGGGGNGGGRGGFGGDGGRQRQPVHIPNGLAVQVVYRSENAQGEMRLGDAWRVKPTDELLAALRGEFAGSSIEIVY, from the coding sequence ATGTCGCCCATGTCAGATCCCCGCTTCGTTCATCTCCGCGTTCACTCCGAATTCTCGATTGCCGACGGCATCGTGCGTCTCGACGACATCGTCAAGGCGGCGGCTAAAGACGGTCAGGGTGCGCTCGCGCTCACCGACCTCGGCAACGCGTTCGGCCTCGTCCGTTTCTATCAGGAAGCGCGTGGCAAAGGGGTCAAACCCATTGCCGGCTGCGACGTCTGGATCACCAATCCGGACGACCGCGACAAGCCTTCCCGTCTGCTGCTGCTGGTCAAGGATCGGGGCGGCTATCTGAATCTCTGCGAACTGCTCAGCAAGGCGTCGCTGACGAATCAGTATCGCGGCCGCGCGGAAATCGAAGCCGGCTGGCTCGAATCCGGGCTGGGCGAAGGGCTGCTCGCACTATCGGGCGCGCAGCACGGCGACATCGGTCTCGCGCTCGCGGCCGGCAACGAGGAAGCGGCGAAGCGCAACGCGCAGCATTGGGCGAAGGTCTTTCCGGGCGGCTTCTATATCGAGCTGCAGCGCTGCGGCGTGCCAGGTGGCGAGCAGTACGTGCAGCAGGCGGTCGCGCTGGCCGCGGCGCTGAAGCTGCCGGTGGTCGCAACGCATCCGATGCAGTTCATGACGCAGGACGACTTCACCGCGCACGAAGCGCGCGTGTGTATTTCGGAAGGCGACATACTCGCGAATCCGCGCCGGCAGAAGCGTTTCACGCCCGAGCAGCATTTCCATACGCAGCAGGAGATGGCCGAGCTGTTCGCGGACATCCCGTCGGCACTCGCCAACACCGTGCAGATCGCGAAGCGCTGCAATCTGACGCTCGAACTCGGCAAGCCGAAACTGCCGCTCTTTCCGACGCCCGACGGCATGTCGCTCGACGACTACCTGGTGCAACTGTCGAAAGAAGGTCTCGAAAAGCGGCTCGAACAACTGTATCCGGACGAGGCCGAGCGCACCGCGCAGCGCGAGACCTATTATCAGCGGCTTGAATTCGAGTGCGGCACGATCATCAAGATGGGCTTTCCGGGCTACTTCCTGATCGTCGCGGACTTTATCAACTGGGCCAAGAACAACGGCGTGCCGGTCGGTCCGGGCCGGGGCTCGGGCGCGGGTTCGCTGGTCGCGTACGCGCTTGGCGTGACCGATCTCGATCCGCTGCGCTACAACCTGCTGTTCGAACGTTTCCTGAATCCGGAACGGGTGTCGATGCCCGACTTCGACATCGACTTCTGCCAGCACGGCCGCGATCGCGTGATTCAGTACGTGAAGGAAAAGTACGGCGCGAACGCGGTGTCGCAGATCGCGACGTTCGGCACGATGGCGGCGAAGGCGGCGGTGCGCGACATCGGCCGCGTGCTCGATCTCGGCTATATGTTCACCGACGGCGTCGCGAAGCTGATCCCGTTCAAGCCGGGCAAGCACGTGACGATTGCCGACGCGATGAAGGAAGAGCCGCTGCTGCAGGAGCGCTTCGACAACGAAGACGAAGTGCATCAGCTGCTCGAACTCGCGCAGCGCGTTGAAGGCTTGACGCGGAACGTCGGCATGCACGCGGGCGGTGTTTTGATCGCGCCCGGCAAGCTGACCGATTTCTGCCCGCTCTACACGCAGGGCGACGAGAGTGGTGTCGTCAGCCAGTACGACAAGGACGATGTCGAAGCAGTCGGCCTCGTGAAGTTCGACTTTCTGGGCCTGACCACGCTGACCATTCTGGATTGGGCCGAGCGCTATATCCGCCGTCTCGATCCGTCGAAGCAGGACTGGTCGCTCGGCCAGGTGCCGCTCGACGACCCGGCGTCGTTCTCGATTCTGAAAAAAGCGAATACGGTTGCCGTGTTCCAGCTGGAAAGCCGCGGCATGCAAGGCATGCTGAAGGACGCACAGCCCGACCGTTTCGAGGACATCATCGCGCTCGTCGCGTTGTACCGTCCGGGTCCGATGGACCTGATTCCGAGCTTCTGCGCGCGTAAGCACGGTCGCGAAACGGTCGAGTATCCCGATCCGCGTGTCGAACCTGTTCTGAAAGAGACCTACGGCATCATGGTCTACCAGGAGCAGGTGATGCAGATGGCGCAGATCATCGGCGGCTACTCGCTGGGCGGCGCCGACCTGCTGCGTCGCGCGATGGGTAAGAAAAAGCCCGAGGAAATGGCCAAGCACCGCGAGATCTTCGCGGAAGGCGCGGCGAAAAACGGCCTCACGCGCGAGAAGGCGGACGAAACCTTCGACTTGATGGAAAAGTTCGCGGGCTACGGCTTCAACAAGTCGCACGCGGCCGCGTACGCGCTGCTCGCGTACTACACCGCGTGGCTGAAGGCGCATCATCCGGCCGAATTCATGGCGGCCAATATGTCGCTCGCGATGGACGACACGGACAAGGTCAAGATCCTGTTCGAAGACTGCCTCGCGAACAAGATGGCGGTGCTGCCGCCGGACGTGAATCTGTCCGCGTACCGCTTCGAACCGGTCGCGGAGGCCGACGGCAAGCGCTCGCGCACGATCCGCTATGGTTTGGGCGCGATCAAGGGCAGCGGCCAGAACGCGATCGAAGAAATCCTGCGTGCGCGCGAAGAGAGCCTGTTCGTCGATATTTTCGATTTCTGCAATCGCGTCGATCGGCGCATCGTCAATCGCCGTACCGTCGAGGCATTGATCCGCGCGGGCGCGTTCGATCAATTGCATGCGAATCGCGCGCAACTGATCGCATCGGTGTCGCTGGCGATGGAAGCGGCCGAGCAGGCGGCGGCCAATGCGCAGCAGGCCGGCCTGTTCGATATGGGCGACGCGCCGTCGCAAGGTCACGCGCTCGTCGACGAGCCGGAATGGCCGGAAAAGAAGAAGCTCCAGGAAGAGAAGGCGGCGCTCGGCTTCTACCTGTCGGGCCATCTGTTCGACGCGTACAAGGACGAAGTGCGCCGCTTCGTGCGCCAGAAGATCGGCGAGCTGAAGGAAGGGCGCGACAAGCTGGTCGCCGGCGTGCTCGTGTCGCTGCGCACGCAGATGACCCAGCGCGGCAAGATGCTGATTGCACTGCTCGACGACGGTACCGGCCAGTGCGAAGTGACGGTGTTCAACGAAGTGTTCGAAGAGCACAAGCAGTTGTTCAAGGAAGACGAACTGCTGGTCGTGCAGGGTCAGGCGCGTAACGACGCGTTCACGGGCGGCATCCGCTTCACCGTCGAAACGGTGATGGACCTCGGTCGCGCGCGCTGCCGCTATGCGGACTCGGTGAAAGTGCAGATGAACGGCAATGCCGATGCACTCGCGTTGCGGCGCGTGCTCGAAGCGCATGGCGCGGGCAAGGACGAACCAGTCGCGGCCCCGGCGGCGCCTGTTCGCAGCAACGGCGGTGGTGGCGGCAATGGCGGCGGGCGCGGCGGCTTCGGCGGCGACGGCGGCCGTCAGCGTCAGCCGGTGCACATTCCGAACGGGCTGGCGGTGCAGGTCGTCTATCGCAGCGAGAACGCGCAGGGCGAGATGCGTCTTGGCGACGCGTGGCGCGTAAAGCCGACCGACGAACTGCTGGCCGCGCTGCGCGGCGAATTCGCGGGTAGCTCGATCGAGATCGTTTACTGA
- the msbA gene encoding lipid A export permease/ATP-binding protein MsbA: protein MSAKPTLSKPMGSGDASSPAVVMRRLWPFIKPLLWVVIGAIVAMAVSAGTDAAIPALLKPLLDKGFGSHAVDKTKWLVPAAVIGLALIRGVSQYASGYLLAYVSNKILLELRLKMFNRMIHTSVAFFQRETASTVINAIVFEVNQILNVLLSVMVTLVRDSLTVIFLLGYLFYLNWRLTLIVAVLLPGIGWLVGKINRRLRRLNREHQLLTNELSYIVEETVGGYKVVKVHNGEQYEIDRFTSMSKRLRGYAMRMTVSGGLAQPLTQFLASIALAVVITIAVVQSSSDQTTVGGFVAFVTSMLLIISPLKHLMDVNQPLQRGMTAAELIFGLIDEPAEPEGGGKSLERARGEVEFRDVTFNYGANSTHDRHTLDQVSFKVAPGEMVALAGPSGSGKTTLVNLLPRFFDPTGGAILVDGVALPEYDLHALRGQIAMVSQDVVLFNDTIASNVAYGKEADAEKVKAALRAANLWDTVQAMPQGIETLVGDNGMMLSGGQRQRLAIARAIYKDAPILILDEATSALDSESERHVQAALETLMKGRTTLVIAHRLSTIERADRILVMEAGRIVERGSHRELLAQDGLYAHLHRIQFQQTAA, encoded by the coding sequence TTGAGCGCGAAGCCAACGTTAAGCAAACCCATGGGTTCAGGCGATGCGTCGTCGCCGGCCGTCGTCATGCGCCGCCTGTGGCCGTTTATCAAGCCGCTGCTGTGGGTCGTGATCGGCGCGATTGTCGCGATGGCGGTCAGCGCCGGCACCGACGCCGCCATTCCCGCGCTGCTCAAGCCTCTGCTCGACAAGGGTTTCGGTTCGCATGCGGTCGACAAGACCAAGTGGCTCGTGCCGGCCGCGGTGATCGGCCTCGCGCTGATCCGCGGCGTGTCGCAGTACGCATCCGGCTACCTGCTCGCGTACGTATCGAACAAGATCCTGCTCGAACTGCGTCTGAAGATGTTCAACCGCATGATCCACACGAGCGTCGCGTTCTTCCAGCGCGAAACCGCGAGCACCGTGATCAACGCGATCGTCTTCGAGGTCAACCAGATTCTCAACGTGCTGCTCAGCGTGATGGTCACGCTCGTGCGCGACTCGCTCACCGTCATCTTCCTGCTCGGCTATCTGTTCTATCTGAACTGGCGTCTGACGCTGATCGTCGCGGTGCTGCTGCCGGGCATCGGCTGGCTGGTCGGCAAGATCAACCGCCGGCTGCGGCGCCTGAACCGCGAGCATCAGCTGCTGACCAACGAGCTGTCGTACATCGTCGAGGAGACGGTCGGCGGCTACAAGGTCGTCAAGGTGCATAACGGCGAGCAGTACGAGATCGACCGCTTTACGTCGATGAGCAAGCGTCTGCGCGGCTACGCGATGCGTATGACGGTCTCCGGCGGCCTCGCGCAGCCGTTGACGCAGTTCCTCGCGTCGATCGCGCTGGCGGTCGTGATCACGATCGCGGTGGTGCAGTCGTCGTCGGATCAGACGACGGTCGGCGGCTTCGTCGCGTTCGTCACGTCGATGCTGCTGATCATCTCGCCGCTGAAGCACCTGATGGACGTGAACCAGCCGCTGCAACGCGGCATGACCGCGGCCGAGCTGATCTTCGGTCTGATCGACGAGCCGGCCGAGCCGGAGGGCGGCGGCAAGTCGCTCGAACGCGCGCGCGGCGAGGTCGAGTTCCGCGACGTGACGTTCAACTACGGCGCCAACTCCACGCATGACCGTCACACGCTCGATCAGGTGTCGTTCAAGGTCGCGCCGGGCGAGATGGTCGCGCTCGCGGGGCCGTCGGGCAGCGGCAAAACCACGCTGGTGAATCTGCTGCCGCGCTTTTTCGATCCGACCGGCGGCGCGATTCTCGTCGATGGCGTCGCGCTACCCGAGTACGACCTGCACGCGCTGCGCGGCCAGATCGCGATGGTGAGCCAGGACGTCGTGCTGTTCAACGACACGATCGCAAGCAACGTCGCGTACGGCAAGGAAGCGGATGCGGAGAAGGTCAAGGCGGCACTGCGCGCGGCCAACCTGTGGGACACCGTGCAGGCGATGCCGCAGGGTATCGAAACGCTGGTCGGCGACAACGGCATGATGCTGTCGGGCGGCCAGCGCCAGCGCCTCGCGATCGCGCGCGCGATCTACAAGGACGCGCCGATCCTGATTCTCGACGAAGCGACGTCGGCGCTCGATTCCGAATCCGAGCGCCACGTACAGGCCGCGCTCGAAACGCTGATGAAGGGCCGCACGACGCTCGTGATCGCGCACCGTCTGTCGACGATCGAGCGCGCCGACCGGATCCTCGTGATGGAAGCGGGGCGGATCGTCGAGCGTGGCAGCCATCGCGAGCTGCTGGCGCAGGACGGGCTGTACGCGCATCTGCATCGGATCCAGTTCCAGCAGACGGCGGCGTGA
- a CDS encoding glycosyltransferase family 2 protein, with amino-acid sequence MQQTTLGVALITRNAAARLAECLQAVAFADQIVVIDGGSTDGTADIARAHGARVIEQTDWPGFGPQKNRAVEALTTDWILSLDADEIVTPELAASIRATIAAPAADVYAVDRLSSFCGHWIHHSGWYPDWIPRLFKRGTARFSDDLVHERLVFDTPAQRLTGKLMHYSYEDYESVLRKLDAYSTAGAQQRYLAGKRGSVGVAVGRGLWAFVRTYLLRRGFLDGRAGLMIALFNAETVYYRFLKLSRLEKTGGR; translated from the coding sequence ATGCAACAAACCACTCTCGGCGTCGCCCTGATCACCCGCAACGCGGCGGCGCGGCTCGCCGAGTGCCTGCAGGCCGTGGCGTTCGCCGACCAGATCGTCGTGATCGACGGCGGCAGCACCGACGGCACCGCCGACATCGCCCGCGCACACGGCGCCCGGGTGATCGAGCAGACCGACTGGCCGGGCTTCGGCCCGCAAAAGAACCGCGCGGTGGAGGCGCTCACGACGGACTGGATCCTGTCGCTCGACGCCGACGAAATCGTCACGCCGGAACTCGCCGCGTCGATTCGCGCCACCATCGCAGCGCCCGCCGCCGACGTGTATGCGGTAGATCGTCTGTCGAGCTTCTGCGGTCACTGGATTCATCACAGCGGCTGGTATCCGGACTGGATTCCACGCCTGTTCAAACGCGGCACCGCGCGTTTCTCCGACGACCTCGTGCACGAGCGCCTGGTATTCGACACGCCCGCGCAGCGTCTGACCGGCAAGCTGATGCACTACTCGTACGAGGACTACGAGAGTGTGCTGCGCAAGCTCGATGCGTATTCGACGGCGGGCGCGCAGCAGCGTTATCTGGCCGGCAAGCGCGGCAGCGTGGGCGTTGCAGTGGGGCGCGGGCTGTGGGCTTTTGTGCGGACCTATCTGCTGCGGCGCGGCTTTCTCGACGGCCGCGCTGGCCTGATGATCGCGCTGTTCAATGCGGAGACGGTGTATTACCGGTTTTTGAAGCTGTCGCGGCTGGAGAAAACGGGCGGACGGTGA
- a CDS encoding glycosyltransferase family 2 protein has protein sequence MLVIAYNQAQQIGDAVRSALAQTYQPLEIIVSDDASSDTTFAAIEAALAGYDGPHRVITRRNTVNQGISAHLSQLAQMARGELLFVAAGDDMSAPERCERVVACWLAHGRRPDLIATDLADMDEAGQLHERVSPTELDGYRGFDDWLAGRPWLIGAAHTWSRRLIERFGPMLPGAAAEDQIMVLRAILSGGAISLREPLVRYRRGGLSRKRRYRNVDELVARMRQSNRYGLAELAQLQRDADIAGIGERMRAAMAPKLAREQFIHAMFEADGTRERIGLLMRSAGVKPGLRMRMFLYASCPVVYAPGIWIKKVVRGNRR, from the coding sequence ATGCTGGTGATCGCCTACAACCAGGCGCAGCAGATCGGCGACGCGGTGCGCAGCGCACTCGCGCAAACGTACCAGCCGCTCGAAATCATCGTGTCCGACGATGCGTCCAGCGACACCACCTTCGCCGCGATCGAAGCGGCGCTCGCCGGCTACGACGGCCCGCACCGCGTGATCACGCGGCGTAACACGGTCAATCAAGGGATCAGCGCGCACCTGTCGCAACTCGCGCAGATGGCGCGCGGAGAATTGCTGTTCGTCGCCGCCGGCGATGATATGTCGGCGCCGGAGCGCTGCGAGCGCGTGGTCGCTTGCTGGCTCGCGCACGGCCGCCGCCCCGACCTGATCGCGACCGATCTCGCCGACATGGACGAAGCGGGCCAGCTGCACGAGCGCGTGAGCCCGACCGAACTCGATGGCTACCGCGGCTTCGACGACTGGCTCGCCGGCCGTCCGTGGCTGATCGGCGCGGCGCACACGTGGTCGCGACGCCTGATCGAGCGCTTCGGACCGATGCTGCCGGGCGCTGCGGCCGAGGACCAGATCATGGTGCTGCGCGCGATCCTGTCGGGCGGCGCGATCAGCCTGCGCGAGCCGCTGGTGCGCTACCGGCGAGGCGGGCTATCGCGCAAGCGCCGCTACAGGAACGTCGACGAACTGGTCGCGCGGATGCGGCAGAGCAATCGTTATGGACTCGCCGAACTCGCGCAGTTGCAGCGCGACGCGGACATCGCCGGCATCGGCGAACGGATGCGCGCCGCGATGGCGCCGAAGCTCGCGCGCGAGCAGTTCATTCACGCGATGTTCGAGGCTGATGGCACTCGCGAGCGGATCGGATTGTTGATGCGCAGTGCCGGCGTGAAGCCCGGACTGCGGATGCGGATGTTTCTGTACGCGAGCTGCCCGGTGGTCTACGCGCCGGGGATATGGATCAAAAAGGTGGTGCGCGGGAACAGGCGCTGA
- the gluQRS gene encoding tRNA glutamyl-Q(34) synthetase GluQRS, which produces MTYRGRFAPSPSGPLHFGSLVSALASWLDARAHRGAWLVRIEDIDGPRTVPGAAEDILATLERFGMHADEPPVWQSQRTARYQQALDQLQSARLVYPCGCTRKEIADSLLHAHARNTTLAYPGTCRAGLHGKPARAWRLRVPDGDAAVITFDDRWQGRQTQNLATEVGDFVLRRADDQWAYQLAVVVDDADADITHIVRGADLMDSTARQIYLQHCLGVATPRYLHVPVVTNEHGEKLSKQNGATALDSDKPLEALFAAARHLGLELGSETATSLEQFYGSATAAWAKRMKVRA; this is translated from the coding sequence GTGACCTATCGCGGACGCTTCGCGCCATCGCCGAGCGGCCCGCTGCATTTCGGCTCACTGGTCAGCGCGCTCGCCAGTTGGCTCGACGCGCGTGCGCATCGTGGCGCGTGGCTGGTGCGCATCGAAGATATCGACGGACCGCGCACCGTGCCCGGCGCCGCCGAGGACATCCTCGCGACTCTCGAACGCTTCGGCATGCATGCCGACGAGCCGCCGGTCTGGCAAAGCCAGCGCACCGCGCGCTATCAGCAGGCACTCGATCAGTTGCAATCGGCCCGCCTGGTCTATCCATGTGGCTGCACGCGCAAGGAAATCGCCGACTCGCTGCTGCACGCGCACGCGCGCAACACCACGCTCGCCTACCCCGGCACCTGCCGCGCGGGCCTGCACGGCAAGCCGGCGCGCGCCTGGCGTCTGCGCGTGCCCGATGGCGATGCCGCCGTGATCACCTTCGACGACCGCTGGCAGGGCCGGCAAACGCAGAATCTCGCGACCGAAGTCGGCGATTTCGTGCTGCGTCGCGCGGACGATCAGTGGGCATATCAACTGGCGGTGGTCGTGGATGATGCGGACGCGGACATCACGCACATCGTGCGTGGCGCGGATCTGATGGATTCGACGGCGCGGCAGATCTATCTGCAGCATTGTCTGGGCGTCGCGACGCCCCGCTATCTGCATGTGCCGGTCGTCACGAACGAACACGGCGAAAAACTGAGCAAGCAGAACGGCGCAACCGCGCTCGATAGCGACAAGCCGCTCGAAGCGCTATTCGCGGCAGCACGGCATCTGGGATTGGAGCTAGGGAGCGAGACGGCTACGTCGCTTGAGCAGTTTTATGGCTCGGCGACCGCAGCCTGGGCGAAACGAATGAAGGTGCGCGCCTAG
- a CDS encoding glycosyltransferase family 4 protein, with the protein MTEPTREPTPDPHHRSLTDIALTAQALKNSGGAERYTRDVIAGLHRLGLRPTLFAREIDRALPEAAWIDAQPLNVRWAPRKLRNLAFDWRLKQRLQRHRPACVFSINHSTHADVALCGGTHPGSLEAAGRAPRRSDTWQIELERRVYTRARSIVAHSQLMSRELQRFYDVPAARIDVLYPPVDTERFKPLDDAARAAGRRQLDLPEDRVIFLFSSTSHERKGYPLLEAFFSRTTLPVCLVVAGRPVPKTSDTIRYAGYSKEIEKLFAAADFTVVASAYEPFGLVGVESVMCGTPLVIANNVGSAETVTGAAKIEFSRDSAGSFERAIEAAVERVKSGGARIAAPRDSLVYDPSVDAHVAALYQLFTR; encoded by the coding sequence TTGACTGAGCCGACCCGAGAGCCAACCCCCGATCCGCACCACCGCTCCCTCACCGACATCGCGCTGACCGCCCAGGCGTTGAAAAACAGCGGCGGCGCCGAGCGCTACACACGCGATGTGATCGCCGGCCTGCATCGGCTCGGTCTGCGTCCGACACTGTTCGCGCGCGAGATCGACCGCGCGCTGCCCGAGGCCGCATGGATCGACGCGCAGCCGCTCAACGTGCGCTGGGCACCGCGCAAGCTGCGCAACCTCGCGTTCGACTGGCGTCTGAAACAGCGTCTGCAGCGCCATCGTCCCGCGTGTGTGTTCTCGATCAATCACTCGACGCATGCCGACGTCGCATTGTGCGGAGGCACGCATCCCGGCTCGCTCGAAGCGGCGGGCCGTGCGCCGCGCCGTAGCGACACGTGGCAGATCGAACTCGAGCGGCGCGTGTACACGCGCGCGCGTTCGATCGTCGCGCATTCGCAACTGATGAGCCGCGAGTTGCAGCGCTTCTATGACGTGCCGGCCGCGCGCATCGACGTGCTTTATCCGCCGGTCGATACCGAACGCTTCAAGCCACTCGACGATGCCGCGCGCGCGGCGGGGCGCCGTCAACTGGATCTGCCGGAAGACCGCGTGATCTTCCTGTTTTCGTCGACGAGCCACGAGCGCAAGGGTTATCCGCTGCTGGAGGCGTTTTTCTCGCGCACGACGCTGCCGGTGTGTCTCGTGGTGGCCGGCCGTCCGGTGCCGAAAACCAGCGACACGATCCGCTATGCCGGCTACAGCAAGGAGATCGAGAAGCTGTTCGCGGCCGCCGACTTCACGGTGGTCGCGTCGGCGTACGAGCCGTTCGGTCTCGTCGGCGTCGAATCGGTGATGTGCGGTACGCCGCTCGTGATCGCGAACAACGTCGGTTCGGCCGAGACCGTGACCGGCGCGGCGAAGATCGAGTTTTCGCGGGACTCGGCGGGCAGCTTCGAGCGCGCGATCGAAGCGGCGGTCGAGCGTGTGAAGAGCGGCGGCGCGCGGATTGCGGCGCCGCGCGATAGTCTGGTGTACGACCCGAGCGTCGACGCGCATGTCGCCGCGCTCTATCAATTGTTTACGCGTTGA
- a CDS encoding sulfurtransferase, producing MSIVNLAAYHFATIEDTAAWRPHVTERCNALDLRGTVLLAPEGINLFVAGTRANTDAFIDYIRHDALFEGKFANLQFKESLSDKQPFTRMLVKLKREIITMKKPAIRPELGRAPFVDAPTLKAWLDRGHDDEGRPVVMLDTRNAFEVDVGTFDNALDYRIAKFSEFPEVIENNRADLEGKTVVSFCTGGIRCEKAAIHMKEVGIENVYQLEGGILKYFEEVGGAHYHGDCFVFDYRTALNPQLEPTATAQCFGCRAVVTPEQQLSPLYVAGKTCPACHPDSTSAAAA from the coding sequence ATGAGTATCGTCAATCTCGCCGCGTATCATTTCGCGACCATCGAAGACACCGCCGCCTGGCGCCCGCACGTCACCGAGCGCTGCAATGCGCTCGACCTGCGCGGCACGGTGCTGCTCGCGCCGGAAGGCATCAACCTGTTCGTCGCCGGCACGCGCGCGAACACCGACGCGTTCATCGACTACATCCGCCACGATGCCCTTTTCGAAGGCAAGTTCGCGAATCTGCAATTCAAGGAAAGCCTGTCGGACAAGCAGCCGTTCACTCGGATGCTGGTCAAGCTCAAGCGCGAAATCATCACGATGAAAAAGCCGGCGATCCGCCCGGAACTCGGCCGCGCGCCGTTCGTCGACGCACCCACGCTGAAAGCCTGGCTCGATCGCGGTCACGACGACGAAGGCCGTCCGGTCGTGATGCTCGATACGCGCAATGCGTTCGAAGTCGACGTCGGCACGTTCGACAACGCGCTCGACTATCGCATCGCGAAATTCAGCGAGTTTCCCGAGGTGATCGAGAACAACCGCGCGGATCTCGAAGGCAAGACGGTCGTGTCGTTCTGTACGGGCGGCATCCGCTGCGAGAAGGCGGCGATCCATATGAAGGAGGTCGGCATCGAGAACGTGTACCAACTCGAAGGCGGCATCCTCAAATATTTCGAGGAAGTGGGCGGCGCGCACTACCACGGCGACTGCTTCGTGTTCGACTATCGCACCGCGCTGAACCCGCAACTGGAACCGACCGCGACCGCGCAATGCTTCGGCTGCCGCGCGGTGGTCACGCCCGAGCAGCAATTGTCGCCGCTGTACGTCGCGGGCAAAACGTGTCCGGCATGCCATCCGGACAGCACGAGCGCGGCCGCCGCGTGA